The sequence GCACGTCGCTGCGGCGCAACCGGATCGGGCTCGTCCTCGGCCCGGTTCTGGCGGTCCTCGTGTTCTTGGCCCTGCCCGACTCCCTCTCCACCGCGGGGGCGGCTACGGCCGCCATCGCCATCCTGATGGCCATCTGGTGGATGACCGAGGCGATCCCGATCCCGGCCACGGCGCTGCTCCCGCTGGTGCTGTTCCCGTTGTTCGGTGTCGCACCCATCGAAGACGTGGCCGCGCCGTACGCGAACGACATCATCTTCCTGTTCATGGGCGGCTTCGTGCTGGCCCTGGCGATGCAGCGCTGGGAGCTGCACCGCCGAATCGCGCTGCGGATCGTCTCCGCGGTCGGGACCAGTCCGACCCGGCTGGTCGGCGGATTCATGCTGGCCACTGCGTTCGTGACGATGTGGGTGTCCAACACCGCCACCGCCGTGATGATGCTCCCCATCGGACTGTCGGTGCTGGTGCTCGTGCAGGAGCAGGGCAAAGGCAAGGGGGACACCAACTTCGCCACCGCCCTGATGCTCGGGATCGCCTACGCCTCCTCGATCGGCTCCGTCGCCACCCTGATCGGCACCCCGCCGAACGCACTGATGGCCGGCTACCTCTCCGCGGACCACGGCATCGAGATCGGATTCGGACAGTGGATGCTGGTCGGCGCGCCGCTCGCCGCGGTCTTCCTCGTCCTGGCGTGGATCGTCCTCACCAAGGTCATCTTCCGCCCGAGGATCAAGGAGATCGCCGGCGGGCGGGAGCTGATCCGCGCTGAACTGCACAAGCTCGGCTCCATGTCGCGGGGCGAGAAGATCGTCGCCGTCGTCTTCGTCGTCGCCGCCCTGTCCTGGGTATTCATCCCGTTCCTCGCGGACACGGAGAGCATCGGCGGCGCGCTCCCGTGGCTGGCGAACATTTCGGACGCCGGCATCGCGATGGCGGTCGCTGTGGTGCTGTTCCTCATCCCGGTCGAACCGAAACGCGGCATCGCCGTGATCGACTGGGACAGCGCGGCCAAGCTCCCGTGGGGAATCCTGCTGCTGTTCGGCGGCGGGCTGAGTCTGTCCGCGATGTTTACCGCCACCGGCCTCAGCGAGTGGATCGGCGACCAGGTCGGCTTCCTCGATGGTGTTCCCACCTGGGTGCTGGTCGCCGCTGTGGCCGCCGTCGTCCTGCTGCTGACCGAGCTCACCAGCAACACGGCAACGGCCGCTACCTTCCTGCCCATCATGGGCGGGGTCGCCGTCGGCCTCGACCTGAGCGTCCTGACGCTGGTGATCCCGACCGCCCTGGCAGCGACCTTCGCGTTCATGTTGCCCGTAGCGACGCCGCCGAACGCGATCGCGTTCGGCTCCGGCTACGTGAAGATCGGCCAGATGGTCCGCGGCGGTGGGTTGCTCAACGTGATCGGCCTGGTCCTGACCATGATCGCGATGTACACGCTGGCCCCACTGGTGTTCAACGTGACGCTCTGATCCCGGCTTGCCGCTGGGCATCAGGGCCGCGTGGGCGTCAGGACACGCTGGGACCGGTGGCAGCCCGCCACGCGCGGTGCTCAGCAGGATCGGGCTGGTAGCGGCGCACCTGGGCGCTGCGGGCGGCCACGGCGCGCAGCGCGGTGCGGTCACCGCTGAGCACACCGGCGGCGCGGGCCTGCACCAGGGCGTTGCCCAGGGCGGTGCCCTCCGCCGGTCCGGCGAGCACCGGCAGCCCGGTGGCATCGGCGGTCGCCTGGCAGAGCAGCGCGTTGTGCGAGCCGCCGCCGACCACGTGCACCACCGATACCTGCTTGCCGGAGAGCCGTACCGCGTCGCTGATCGCCCGACGGTAGGCGAGTGCGAGGGAGTCGATCACGCACCGGGCAAATTCCGCCGGCGTGCTCGGCACGGCCTGACCGGTGGACCGGGCGTGCTCGGCCAACCGGGCCGGCATGTCCCCCGGGGGCATGAAGTCCGGGTGATCCACATCCACCACAGTGCGCCGCGCGGGCAGGGCAGCAGCCTCGCTGAGCAGCGCGGGCAGGTCCACCTCGTGCCCGGCTTCGGCCCAGGTGCGCTGGCACTCGGAGAGCACCCAGAGCCCCATCACGTTGCGCAGGTAGCGCACGCGGGCGTCGACGCCGAGCTCGTTGGTGAAGTTCGCCGTCCGGGAGGCTTCGGTGAGCACCGGGTGCTCCAGCT is a genomic window of Ruania zhangjianzhongii containing:
- a CDS encoding SLC13 family permease, translated to MSSNESTETTTRDEGQNQAGPEESTSLRRNRIGLVLGPVLAVLVFLALPDSLSTAGAATAAIAILMAIWWMTEAIPIPATALLPLVLFPLFGVAPIEDVAAPYANDIIFLFMGGFVLALAMQRWELHRRIALRIVSAVGTSPTRLVGGFMLATAFVTMWVSNTATAVMMLPIGLSVLVLVQEQGKGKGDTNFATALMLGIAYASSIGSVATLIGTPPNALMAGYLSADHGIEIGFGQWMLVGAPLAAVFLVLAWIVLTKVIFRPRIKEIAGGRELIRAELHKLGSMSRGEKIVAVVFVVAALSWVFIPFLADTESIGGALPWLANISDAGIAMAVAVVLFLIPVEPKRGIAVIDWDSAAKLPWGILLLFGGGLSLSAMFTATGLSEWIGDQVGFLDGVPTWVLVAAVAAVVLLLTELTSNTATAATFLPIMGGVAVGLDLSVLTLVIPTALAATFAFMLPVATPPNAIAFGSGYVKIGQMVRGGGLLNVIGLVLTMIAMYTLAPLVFNVTL